In the Armatimonas rosea genome, GCCCTCAACTCCGGTGAGCTTGGCATCGAGCCCCTGGAACTTGTAGGTAAAGGCCTCGTGGTTGATCCCGAGCTGGTGGAGCATGGTCGCGTGGAGGTCGTGGACCGTCGTGATATTCTCGACCGCGGCGTAGCCCAGCTCATCGGAGGCTCCGTGCACCATTCCCCCATGAATCCCCGCGCCCGCCAGCCAGACCGTCATGGCCTTGTTGTGGTGGTCGCGCCCATTGCCCTGCGACATCGGGGTGCGCCCAAACTCTCCCGCCCACACGATGAGGGTATCGTCGAGCATCCCGCGCCGCTTCAAGTCCGTGATCAGCGCCATGCACGCCCGGTCGATCTCCTTGGCCTTGAGGGTCACACCGTTTTTAATATCGCCGTGGTGGTCCCAGTCCTTGTGGTAGAGCTGGATAAAGCGCACGCCCTTCTCCGCCAGCCGCCGCGCTAGCAGGCAGTTGCTGGCAAAGCTACCATCGCCGGGCTGGCACCCGTAGAGCTCCAGGGTCTCTTTTTTCTCCTGGGAGATGTCCATTAAGTCCGGCACCGACGCCTGCATCTGAAAGGCTAGCTCGTACTGCGCGATTCTTGTGGCGATCTCGGGATCGTCCACGAGGGAGTTGTACTCTTTATTGAGCGCATTGATCGCCGCGATATCGGTTCCTTGCCGCCCACGTGTCACACCGCCCGGATTAGTCAGGTAGAGCACTGGGTCGCCCTTGCTACGCAACTGGACGCCTTGGTACTTGCTCGGCAGAAAGCCACTGCTCCACTGGCGTGCCGCGATCGGCTGGTTCTGCCCGCCCTGGCCCAGCGAGGTCAGCACGACAAACCCCGGCAGGTCCTTGGCAAGGCTTCCCAGGCCATAGGTAATCCACGAGCCCATGCTCGGCCTGCCTGCGATCTGCGAGCCCGTGTTCATGAACATGTGCGCGGGGTCGTGGTTGATCGCATCGGTGGTCATCGAGCGGATAAAGCAGATCTCGTCGATCACCGAGCCGATTTGGGGGAAGAGCCCACAGATCTCGATCTGGTTTTTCCCAAACTTCTCAAACGGGAGCTGTGGCCCAAAACAGGTGAGCTTCTGCCCCTGGAGCTGCGCGATCTGCTGGCCCTTGGTCATGCTCTCGGGCATGGGCTGGCCGTTCATCTGCGCGAGCTTGGGCTTGGGGTCGAAGGTCTCTAGGTGCGACGGTCCCCCCGCCATGCTGAGCCAGATCACGCGCTTGGCCCCCCTAACCCCCGCCCGGCGGGGGGAATATAAGGAATCTCCTTCAGATTTGTCCCCCCGCTCGGCGGGGGTTAGGGGGGAAGCCTTCGCTTCTAGCGATGCGAGCGCCAGTGCGCCAAGACCCTGGGTGGCCTTGCCTAGCAGTGCCCGGCGGGTGAGCTGCTGTGCGCGGAATTGCTTGAGTTCGTCTTCCGTTGTCATGGTCGTGTTATGGTCTCGTGGAGGTTGAGGAGCACGCGGGCGACATGGGTCCAGGCCGCGAGCTCGGGCTTGTCGAGGTTGGTGGGGAGCGGGGCGTAGCCGGTCTTGAGGAGCGCATCGGAGGCGGCTTGGTCGGCCTTGTACCCGGCGAGCTGCTGGCTGTAGACCGCAAGCAGGGTCTTCTGCTCGCTTGCTGTGGGGTTGCGCTGGAGCGCTTGCTGAAACGCCCAGGTGAGCTTCTGCTCCGGCGTGCCGCTGGCCTGGGTCAGGATCCCCACCCCAAAGGCGCGTGCGGCCTCGACATAGGTCGGGTCGTTGAGGAGCACCAGGGCCTGCTGGGGGATATTGGAGCGGTTGCGCTCGGCGGTGCACTCCTCGCGGCTGGGGGCATCGAAGGCCAGGAGCGACGGGTGTAAGAAGCTGCGCTGCCACCAGGTGTAGAGCCCGCGCCGGTACTGACTCTCGCCCTTATCGGCGGTCCAGTCGCGCACGGGGAAGTTCAGGTTCTCCCAGTAGCGCTCCGGCTGGTAAGGCTTGACCGACGGCCCCCCGAGCTTGAGGGAGAGCAGCCCGGAGATAGCGAGGGCGTTGTCGCGCACCTCCTCGGCCTCCAGACGGAAGCGGCTCTGGCGGGCGTACTCACGGTTGTAGGGATCGGCGGCAAGGAGTGCCTTGCTTGCCGTTGAGGTTTGCTTGTAGGTATTGCTATTTACCATCAATCGCACTAGGTGCTTCACGTCCCAGCCACTGTCCACAAACTCACAGGCTAGCCAGTCCAGTAGCGCCGGGTTGGTGGGCGGCTCCCCCTGCGCGCCCAGGTCTTCGAGCACCTTGCTAATGCCGTTGCCAAAGAACTGCTTCCAGAAGCGATTCACCACCGTCCGCGCCGTCAGCGGGTTCTCCCGAGAGACCAGCCAGTTGGCAAGCTCGAGGCGTGATTGCCCCAGGCTCAACCTCTCCCCAACCCCTCTCCCGGGCGCTCCTTCGTCGCTGGGAAAGGGGCTATCTAATCTCGGGCCCCCTCCTTTCCCAGTGAGGGACGAACGCCCGGGAGAGGAGGGCTGGGGAGGAGAGGTTAAAAACGCCGGAATCGCCGCCGTGACCACCTCGCCGGTCTCGTTGAGAAAGTCGCCGCGGGGGAGAATGCGCACCGTGCGTGGTTTGGTGTTTTGGACGGTTACCAGGCAGCGCCCGATACCGGCCTCATAGTCCGACTTCGCTTTGCGTGCATCGGCGAGGTCTTTCTTGAGCGTCTCCGGCACCTCGGTTCCCGTCAGGGCGGTGAGGCGGAACTTACCCAGGTTGTGGTTCGTGCCATGGTTCTGCACCAAGGTAATGCGGAGCGTCTCCCCATCAGTCAGCGTGAGTGGCTCGGCGAGGGTGGCGACCAGCTCGTGGGGCTTGCCGGCATCGGGGAGGATCGCCCAGCCGAAGCTATCGGGGGTGAGGGCAGACGCGGCGCTCCAGCGCTTGTCGGGGTGGGCCTCGGCAAACGAGGCCTGCTCAATCGATGCCTGCGCCTTGGAGAAAGTTAGCTTTTGCGGCTCCGCACCCGGCTTGAGGCGCTCTGCGACAAGCTCACTAAGGACAAAGTTTCCGTTGCCCGCGCGGCCGGGGCCACGTGCCGGTAGCGACGGATCGGGGAGGACTTCGAGCCGCACCCCCGTGAGTGTCCCCGAGGCCGCCAGCTCCAGTGTGTAGGTGTTCTTGTCCGGGTTGGGGCCGCTGGCAAGGACCGCATTATCGGGCTGTACGGTCAATACGGTGCCACCGAGCGCCACGGATTTGACGGGCTTGAGCGGCCTCCAGATCGCCTCGTAGCGCCTCTGAAGCTCCGTGACACGCGCCTCGCGGCTCGCCAGCTCACGGGCTTGCTCGGGCGTGGGAACCAGCATCCCCGGCTCGCGGGCGGCGATAATCCCCTCCTCGATATCGGCAAAGTAGGCCCCGAGGCGGAAGAAGTCCTTTTGCGTGATCGGGTCGAACTTATGGTCGTGGCAGTTGGCGCAGCCCGTTGTCTGCCCCAGCCAGACCGTCCCCACGGCCCGCACCCGGTCGGTGAGATAGCGCGCCTCGTAGTCCTTGGCCTGCGCGCCTCCCTCCTCCGTGGTGAGGAGTAGCCGGTTAAACGCCGACCCGACTCGGGTCTCCTGGTTGGCATCGGGGAGCAAGTCGCCGGCGAGCTGCTCGCGGGTGAACCGATCGAAGCGCTTGTTGGTGTTGAAGGCACTGATCACATAGTCTCGGTAGGGCCAGATATTGCGCGGGGTGTCGCTATGATAGCCGATGGTATCGGCAAAGCGGGTCACGTCCAGCCAGCTCTGGGCCATGCGCTCGCCGTAGTGGGGGCTTGCCAGCAGCCGCTCGACCAGCTTCGCGTAGGCATCGGGCGCTTTATCACTGACAAAGGCGGCCACTTCCTGCGGCGACGGCGGCAGGCCCAGCAGGTCGAAGCTCAGGCGGCGGATCAGTGTCCGGCGGTCCGCGGTGGGCGACGGCTTGAGGCCGCGCTCCGCGAGGCGCTTCTGCACCAGAAAGTCAATCGCATTCTTGCCCGCGGGGATCGCCGGCTTGACAGGCATTTCGTAGGCCCAGTGCTTCTGGTACTTAGCCCCCTCCCCGATCCAGCGCATCAGGAGCTGTTTCTGCGCCGCTGTGAGCTTCTTGTGGTAGTCCGCGGGTGGCATCGCGCCGCTACGCACCTCCTGCACCAGCGCACTCGCCAGGATATCGCCCGGCACGACCGCTCGGTTTGGCCCATCGAGCCGTAGATTGGCCTGGCGCTTGTTCTTATCCGGGCCGTGGCAGGCAAAGCAGTTGTCGGAGAGGATCGGGCGAATGTCCCGGTTGAAGACAATTGCCCCCCCAGCCCTCGTCGAATGGGGGAGAGGCGGCGGCGTTGCCAGGCTCATCCCAATACACACAGCGCTAAGGAGCGCACACGAAGCAAGTCTTAGAGCGTTCATGATGATTACGGCTACACTTCGACACTGTTGCGGGTTTCCCCTTTGCGGGCATTGGAAATACCCGCCTGAGGGAAGGGAGCATCCCGAGGACGCGCAGAAAGAAGCGCTCTCCGCGCCCACGGGGCGCTCCCTCTCCCCAGCCGGGTATTTCCAATGCCCGGCGCATGCCCGCGCACGCCCGGCGGTAGGTTACCGGTCGCGCTTGCCGCCGGTGACGATGCTCTCGATCAGGCTGGCGGTGAGGACGAGCCGCTTGTCCCCGAAGGTCTTATCGTCGGTGATGCGCTTGCGGGCCTGCTCCAGGGTGGCACTTGCTCCAGTGGTATCTCCCGCCTTGGCCTGTGCTGCGGCGATCGCTCCCAGCAGGCGAATGGGCTCGTCCTGCATGGTCGTGCTACCGGGATCGGCGAGGACCCGCTCGGCCTCTTTCTGCGCATCTGCCACTTTTCCCTTACTTGCGAGCGCGTAGACCAGCGCCGCCGACGGCTCCGAGGAGAGCGCCTTGGCACCGTCGGTGTCGCCCGTCTCCGCGAGTGCCTCGGCCACGGACTGACGCGCCTTGGGATCGGTGCCCGCGAGCTTCTTGGCACTGGCGGCATCACCGACCTGGACCGCGTAGCCCAGCAGGATCGACTGGGTCATGCGCCGCTCCAGCTCGCTCTTGATGGTCTGGTTGCGCTTCATCGCCTCTGCCAGGGTGGCCTTAGCTCCTGCTTTATCGCCCGTCTTTGCCTGCTTGGTCGCGAGGTTGCCAAGCGATAAGATCGTGTTGGCCGGGTCGCGCTTGCTGGCGAGCAGGCGCGCCTTCGCCGCCGCAAACGCCCCCACCTCCCCGAGCAGGCTGGTCTGCATAAACTGCCCATCGGGGCTCGCGGCGACTGCGGGGGCGGACTTCACGGCCAGCGCCATCGTGGCCTTGGCGGCGGCGGCGTTCTTCGGGCTTGCCTGGTAGAGCGCCAGCCATGCGAGGCCGTAGAAGCGCCGCTCGGCCTCCTTGAGCTTCTGTGCGCGCGAGACTCCCTCGGCAAAGAGCGCCTTGGCAGTGGCCGAGTCACCGGCGTCTTCGTGGGCAATCGCAACGGACGGCCAGAGCATCGGGCTGAGCTTGGGATCACTCGCCGGCAGGGTCCGCGCCAGCGCAACCGCCTCGGCGCGGGTCTTCTTGGCGGCATCGGGCTGACCGAGAGTGGCCTCCGCGCGTGCGATTCTCAGGAGTACCCCCACACGCTCCTCAATCCCTGGCTCGCTCGCCAGTAAGCCTCGTGCCTCGGTGAGAAGCGGCTCCAAAACAGGCCGCAGGACATCTTTGTTTTGCATACTGGGATTGTACCGCTTTCAAGTCCCGACGAAACTAGCTTGCTTTTCTGGTTAGCAGGCCCCAGAGCAGGAGCAGGATCGCGACCGTCATCGTGACCACGGCCAGACCGCCCAGGAGGTTGGAGAGCCGGCTGTTGCGCCGTTCTCCGACAATCTTGGGGTTGTTGCAGATGCGCATCAGCAGGACGATTAGCGGCGGCGCGACCGCTCCATTGAGCACGGCGGCGTAGAGGAGTGCCTTGACGGGGCTGACACCGGGAATGAAGTTTAGGAGATACCCTAGGACAATCACCGCAGCGATGGTGAGGTAGAACCCCCGGGCGCGGCTGAAGCGCCGGTAGAGCCCGTAGCGCCACCCGAAGGTCTCTGAGAGCGCGTAGGCCGCCGAGCCCGCCAGGGTGGGAATCCCAAGCAGGCCCGCGCCGAGGATGCCGATCGTGAAGAGCCAGTACGCCGACTTGCCCAGCGGCAGGAGCGCTCGGGCGGCGTCTTGAGCCGTATTGATATCGGTCTGGCCCTTGGCATGGAGGGTCGCGGCGGTGCAGATAATGATGAAGAAGGCGATCACCTGCGAGATCACCATGCCGGTCACCGTGTCGGCGCGGACGGCACGAATCTCCGCCTCGTTGACCGGGAAGAGCCGGTGTCCGGGCTCGGTCTCAACCCCATGTGAGATCTCTTCCTCGACCGTCTCCCCCGCCTGCCAGAAGAAGCAGTAGGGCGAGATCGTGGTTCCGAGGTAGCCCACCACCGCCATGAGATAGCCAAACCCGGACTGCCAGCGCGGGAGCACGAGGTTCTGGGCAATCGCGCCCCAGTCGTGCTTGACACCGGGGAGCAGGGCGGTCACGACGTAGGCCAGGAGCGCCAGGCAGAGCCACTTGAGGTAGCGGACATAGCTCCGGTAGGGAATCGCGATCAGCAAGACAATCGTCCCCAGGGCGATCACGCTCAGCCAGAGCGTGAACGAGAGCCCAAAGAGCATCTGCGCCGACGCCGCCATGACATTGAGATCGGCCCAGACATTGATGACATTGGCCAGAAAGAGGAGCGCAACGGTCCCCAGGAGAACCGGGCGGGAGTAGTGCTTCTTGATCACGGCCGCCAGACCCTCGCCGGTGATCGAGCCAATGCGCCCCGCCATCTCCTGCACCGCGATCACAAGGGGGATGGTGAAGGGGGCCAGCCAGACCAGGCCATAGCCGAACTGCGCCCCTGCGACCGAGTAGGTACCAATCCCGGAGGGGTCATCGTCGGCGACCCCCGTGATTAGCCCCGGCCCGAGGTGCTTCCAGAAGGGGGTGTTGGCCGGTACCTCTTCCGGTCCTTCTTGCGCTCCCTGGAGGTCGGCGGTATCGTCGCTGGCAGCGGATTTGTTTTGCATCGCTAGCCGATTGTATCGGGCTTTCCGCGGGAAGGGCGGCAAACGGGCGTTTTTCGGCCTACAATAGCGCGTGACCTCTGACTGGAGCCGTGCCCGTGCCCATGCCCGCACCGACCGCGAAGCCCTTCCCCCCTCCCTCGATGCCGATGCGCTACTGGAGGCCGCCTTCGCCGCTGCTGGGCTGGCTGTCAAGCCGCGCCCGCCCCGCGATCCGCTGCTCTTCACCGCCCACGCCGTTCTGGATGTCGAGGCGGCGGCGGTCTGGGTGCGGGACAATGCGAGCCCGCAAGACCGACGCCTGATCCTGGCGCATGAGCTGGGGCACCTCAAGCTCCACCACAGCCCCGAGGAGTGCCGCTGCGACGAAGGCGACCTGGCGGAGACTCCCGAGAGTGCCGGCCACGGCTACGGCCCCCGCCAGCGCCGGGAGACCGAGGCCAATGTCTACGCCCGGGAGTTTCTCCTGCCCGCCCCCGAGGCGCAGCGGCTCTTTCAGGAAGAGAAGCTCGATGCTGCGCAGCTCGCAGAAAAAGTGGGCCTGCCGCTTGCAACCGTGATCGCGCAGCTCACCGCGCCGCTGGTGCTACCGACCCTGGAGAAGACCCCTGTGGAGAAGAGCCTGGCGGCAGGCCTCGACGAGTCTCAGGAGGCCGCTGCCAAGGCCGACTACGGGCCGCTGCTGGTGGGGGCGGGGCCAGGCACGGGCAAGACACGCACGCTCACGGCGCGGGTTTTGTTTTTGGTACGGGAGAAGCATGTCCGCCCGGAGAATATCCTCGCCCTCACTTTTTCCCGTAAGGCCGCCGAGGAGATGCGCGAGCGGATCGCTAGCGAGGATGAGACGATCGCGGCGCGGGCCGCCATCACCACGTTCCACTCCTACGGCCTGGACCTCTTGCGGCGCCACTGGAAGCTCGCCGGGCTCCCGCCGCGCCCGCTCATGCTCACCGAGGCCGAGGCCTTTGCCCTGCTCGAGCGCCGGATCGCGTCGCTGGAGCTGGGGCCCCTGCGCTACCTCCACGACCCCGCCTACCCGCTCCCCGAGGCACTCCGCGCAATTGCAAAAGTCAAGGAGAGCGGGATCACCCCCGAGGAGCTAGCAAGCCGCGCCGAGGCGAGCAGCGATGAGCTCTGGGCCGATATCGCCCGGCTCTATGCTGCCTACGAGGGGCTCCTGCGCGAGCACGGGGCCCTGGACTTCGCGGACTTGGTCGTGCGGCCCCTGCGCCTCCTGGAGAGCTACTCCGATGTGCTGGCGGGGGAGCGGGCCAAGTGGCGGCAGGTGCTGGTCGATGAGTACCAGGACATCAACCGCTCCGGGGCGCGGCTGGTACAGCTCCTCACCGGCCCGGATGGAACGGCGCTCTGGGCGGTGGGCGACCTGCGGCAGGCGATCTATGCGTTTCGTGGGGCCTCGCCCGCCAATGTGGCCCGCTTTGCCGATGACTTCCCCGGGGGGCGGCGCATGGACCTGGCGGTGAACTACCGGTCGCGGCCCGGCCTTGTCTCGCTCTTTGGGCAGGCCAGCGGCGAGGGCGCGGAGGTCTGGGAGCCACGGCGTGAGGGGCTCGCCTCGACCACGCTGGCGATCGCCTCGCACGATGCCGCCCAAGCGGAGGGGATGGCGAGCGCGATGCAGGCCTACGTGGCCGATGGCTACACCTGGAAGGAGCTGGCGGTGCTCTGCCGCACCCGCTCGCAGGCACGCAACCTCAAGAAGGCGCTGGTGGCGCGGGGCGTCCCGGTCGGGCCCGGCCCCGACGAAGGCGGCCTTCTCACCCGCCCCGATATCCGCAAGCTCCTGGCACGGCTCGATGAGCACCCTGAGACGGCGCTGGATGCCTACGACACCCTGATCGAGATGCTCTACGGCGCGGAGGGGCTGGCACGCACCCTCGCCGAGCCGGAGGCAGTGACGAGCCTGCTGATGCTGGCGCTCAACTTCCGGGAGCGCGAGGCCATCCTGCGCCTCGGGGAGACCCGGCCCCTGCGCGCCTTTCTGGAGCACCTGCGCCGCCTCACCCGCCTGGGAACGGCACCGTCGGCACCGGCCAACGAGAGCGAGGATGCGGTGCGCCTCCTGACGGTCCACGGGGCCAAGGGGCTGGAGTTTCCCGTGGTCTTTGTGCCCAATCTTGCTGTGGGCCGCTTCCCCCCGCGCCCCATGCCCGGCCTACTCACGCCCCTCCCCGACGATGCCGAGGACGAGACCGAGGCCAAAGAAGAGCCCGGCGCGGTGGCGTCGGATGAAGAGGCGCGGCTGTTCTTTGTCGCCCTGACGCGTGCTCGTGACCACCTGGTGCTCTCGCGCGCGGTCAAGCACGGGCGCATGAGCGCGCGGCCCTCGCCCTTGCTGGACTGCCTCGACGATATCAACGGGGTGGAGACGGTCTTCTGGCGCAGCAGCGATACGTGGGAGGAGCCGCCGGTGCGTGAGCTTCCGGAGACGCGCCCGGAGGTGAAGGCCCCCGATGCCGAGCTCTACCTGCGCTGCCCCAAGCGCTACGAGCTACAGGTCATCCAGGAGAAGCCCACCGAGAACCCGTCGCCCTACGAGAGCTTCAAGCGCACGGTCTTGGCTGCGCTCTCGTCGCCCAAGCCCAGCGAGGCGCTCCCGCTGCTCTGGCGCGAGCACGGCCCCGCTGAGAGTGAGCCGTCGTACGCGCTCTACGACAAGCTGGCGCGGGAGATTGTCGCCAAGAGCGCGCCCGCCTGTCCACCCGGCCAGCGCCCGCTGATGGCGCTTCCTTTAGAGAACGGCACGATCCTGGTCCGCCCCGACGACTACTCCGACACGTCGCGCCAGGCTGAGCGCCGCACCCTGCGCAAGCCGCCCGCCCCCGATGCCGAAAAGGCCGACCCGGATATTCGTCTCTCGCTCCTACAAGAGACCTTCGGTCCCGATCAGGTCTTCGTGCGCTTCCTCCAAGATGGCCGCCGCCTGCCGGTCGCAGACCGCCCCCGCATCCGTGAGCGCCACTTGGATGACTACGACCGCGCGCTGCGTGGCATCGCCCTGAAAAACTTCCCTGCCGCCCCCACGGAGCGCGACGAGTGCCCGTCGTGCCCCTACTTCTTCTCCTGCCCCCGTGACGGCGGCGGCGAGGGCTAGGGGCAACTGCTGAACTTCCAGCAACTGAAGATAAGTCCCCAAGCGATCCAGAGGACGGACATCAGCAGTAAGTAGAGCATCCCGAATAACAGCCGTTTGAGCCAGCTATCAAGGAGGGCGAGGCAACAGACAAGCCCGACGACGAGAGGAAACCAATAAATGGCATCATTGCGGGGATCGAGTAGCTTCCAGCCGTGGCTTGCAAAGAGCCCCAGTGTCCCGAGCCCCAGCGGAGCAAAGAGCGCCCCAAACCCCAGTAGCCACTTTCTCATGACGTAGGTTTACGGCTTGCGTTGCGCCTTTGTTCCCAAGCCAGCCACAGCCAGAGACCAAGCGCGACGAGCAAGTACTCCACTAAGGCGACAAGCTGAATGCGGCGCTCGGCTTGGTAGGACCAGAGGTCGGGGTACTGGCAGGTGCTCGTGGGTGGGGTGAAGAGGGGCAATGGGGAGCTACCCGTGCTGGGAAAGTCCGGGAGGAGCCAGAAAATGCGGTGTGAGAGGAGCTGAAGCGCGACCAAGGCGATGAGAAAGCCACGGGGGAGCGCGTGTTTCTCCAAGATCACCCCGATCAGTGCGTAGACTACCGGCATCGCCCAGTAGACGATGCGCTCCGTGTCCGAGCCACCCACCCAGCCCAGCACGAGAAAGATCCCCAGTGTCCACGCGAGCACGGGTTGCCCCTTGAGCCACGCTCCTGCCGTGCGCCAGAAGAAGATCGGGAGCACGAGTGCGGGGCCAAAGGCGATAAAGAGGCCGTGCAGATAGACTGGAAGCGGCTTATTGTAGGCCCACTGCCCGACGGTCCGCGCAAAGCTGTAGCTATCGCTCTGGTGTGCCAGCAGATGGGTCGCGACAATCCCCAGCCCCCCCGCCAAGAGCGGCAACCAAGCCCGCCCCCGGCTCGCCAGGAGCAGCGCCAGAGGCACCACCACCACACTCTCCCGAAACAGCCCCCCCACAAAGCAGAGCCCCACAAACCACCAGCTCTGCACTCCCCCGTACACTCCCCCATACACTCCCCCGCCTCGTCCCTCGGCACCCCCTCTCCTCCCGCGGAACGCGGAACCAGAGGGAGAGGGGGTCGCAGGGGCCCCACTCGTGGGGTATGCGGGGGGAGTGCCAGTGCCCCAAGGGAGTGCCAACAATCCCCCCAGCAAGAACACGAAGAGCCACGGGTCGGTGTAGGCGGCGTAGTGCGCGGTGAACCGAAGCGGCGCGTGCCACTGCGTGAGAGAGCCCACCACCAGCGCCAGGCGCAGCCACGAGCTCGCCACGAAGCGCCGTAGCCAGAACGTCAGCAATACAGTTGATAGTAGGCAGCCGATAAGATTGACGAGCTTGAAGCCGAGCAGGAGCTTGCCGGGAAAGAGCACCCCGACCAGCACGGGTGTCCCGAGCCGGAACGCAAAGGGACCGATGGCACGGAGTGGCTCGTGCTGAGCCACTTGCTGGGCGAGCTGGTAGTACGCAACCCCGTCCCATCCCTGGCCGTCGTGGTAGGTCAGCGGCTTCTGGAAGACGAGGCTGAGCCCCGCCACCAGCGCAAAGAGCACTAGGGCAAAAAACAGCTCGCTTTTCTTGGTCACTCCCTTGTTTTCGGTACAATGGGCGCATGGTCTCACCAGAAATGATCCGCCACGCCTACGAGAGCTGCGTGCGGGAGCGTGTGCGGCGGACGCCGCTCTATACATCGGGGGCGGTCTCGGCCCAGACGGGGTGCGTGGGGCTCCACTTGAAGATGGAGAACCTCCAGGCGACCGGCTCGTTTAAGATCCGGGGCGCGACTTGGCGGATCGCGACCATGACCGACGACGAGAAGGCGCGGGGGGTGATCGCAGCGTCGGCGGGCAACCATGCCCAGGGAGTCGCGCTGGCGGCACGCATGGCCGATATCCCCGCGACCATCTTCATGCCGGAGCGGGCGAGTATCGCCAAGGTGAAGGCCACCGAGGGCTACGGCGCGACGGTCGTGCTGGAGGGAGCCAACTTCGACGAGGCCGTGGCGGCGGCAAAGGCGCGTGCCCAAGAGACCGGCGCGGTCTTTATCTCGGCCTACGACGACGACGACATTATCACGGGGCAGGGCTCGCTGGGGCTGGAGCTCCTCGATGAGCTGCCCGAGCTAGACACGGTGATCATTCCCATCGGCGGCGGCGGGCTGTTCTCGGGGGTGGCACGGGCGGTGAAGGCCGCGCGACCGAGCTGCCGAATCATCGGGGTGCAGGCTGCGGGGG is a window encoding:
- a CDS encoding DUF1501 domain-containing protein, which gives rise to MTTEDELKQFRAQQLTRRALLGKATQGLGALALASLEAKASPLTPAERGDKSEGDSLYSPRRAGVRGAKRVIWLSMAGGPSHLETFDPKPKLAQMNGQPMPESMTKGQQIAQLQGQKLTCFGPQLPFEKFGKNQIEICGLFPQIGSVIDEICFIRSMTTDAINHDPAHMFMNTGSQIAGRPSMGSWITYGLGSLAKDLPGFVVLTSLGQGGQNQPIAARQWSSGFLPSKYQGVQLRSKGDPVLYLTNPGGVTRGRQGTDIAAINALNKEYNSLVDDPEIATRIAQYELAFQMQASVPDLMDISQEKKETLELYGCQPGDGSFASNCLLARRLAEKGVRFIQLYHKDWDHHGDIKNGVTLKAKEIDRACMALITDLKRRGMLDDTLIVWAGEFGRTPMSQGNGRDHHNKAMTVWLAGAGIHGGMVHGASDELGYAAVENITTVHDLHATMLHQLGINHEAFTYKFQGLDAKLTGVEGAQVIKSILA
- a CDS encoding PSD1 and planctomycete cytochrome C domain-containing protein, whose translation is MNALRLASCALLSAVCIGMSLATPPPLPHSTRAGGAIVFNRDIRPILSDNCFACHGPDKNKRQANLRLDGPNRAVVPGDILASALVQEVRSGAMPPADYHKKLTAAQKQLLMRWIGEGAKYQKHWAYEMPVKPAIPAGKNAIDFLVQKRLAERGLKPSPTADRRTLIRRLSFDLLGLPPSPQEVAAFVSDKAPDAYAKLVERLLASPHYGERMAQSWLDVTRFADTIGYHSDTPRNIWPYRDYVISAFNTNKRFDRFTREQLAGDLLPDANQETRVGSAFNRLLLTTEEGGAQAKDYEARYLTDRVRAVGTVWLGQTTGCANCHDHKFDPITQKDFFRLGAYFADIEEGIIAAREPGMLVPTPEQARELASREARVTELQRRYEAIWRPLKPVKSVALGGTVLTVQPDNAVLASGPNPDKNTYTLELAASGTLTGVRLEVLPDPSLPARGPGRAGNGNFVLSELVAERLKPGAEPQKLTFSKAQASIEQASFAEAHPDKRWSAASALTPDSFGWAILPDAGKPHELVATLAEPLTLTDGETLRITLVQNHGTNHNLGKFRLTALTGTEVPETLKKDLADARKAKSDYEAGIGRCLVTVQNTKPRTVRILPRGDFLNETGEVVTAAIPAFLTSPPQPSSPGRSSLTGKGGGPRLDSPFPSDEGAPGRGVGERLSLGQSRLELANWLVSRENPLTARTVVNRFWKQFFGNGISKVLEDLGAQGEPPTNPALLDWLACEFVDSGWDVKHLVRLMVNSNTYKQTSTASKALLAADPYNREYARQSRFRLEAEEVRDNALAISGLLSLKLGGPSVKPYQPERYWENLNFPVRDWTADKGESQYRRGLYTWWQRSFLHPSLLAFDAPSREECTAERNRSNIPQQALVLLNDPTYVEAARAFGVGILTQASGTPEQKLTWAFQQALQRNPTASEQKTLLAVYSQQLAGYKADQAASDALLKTGYAPLPTNLDKPELAAWTHVARVLLNLHETITRP
- a CDS encoding Nramp family divalent metal transporter: MQNKSAASDDTADLQGAQEGPEEVPANTPFWKHLGPGLITGVADDDPSGIGTYSVAGAQFGYGLVWLAPFTIPLVIAVQEMAGRIGSITGEGLAAVIKKHYSRPVLLGTVALLFLANVINVWADLNVMAASAQMLFGLSFTLWLSVIALGTIVLLIAIPYRSYVRYLKWLCLALLAYVVTALLPGVKHDWGAIAQNLVLPRWQSGFGYLMAVVGYLGTTISPYCFFWQAGETVEEEISHGVETEPGHRLFPVNEAEIRAVRADTVTGMVISQVIAFFIIICTAATLHAKGQTDINTAQDAARALLPLGKSAYWLFTIGILGAGLLGIPTLAGSAAYALSETFGWRYGLYRRFSRARGFYLTIAAVIVLGYLLNFIPGVSPVKALLYAAVLNGAVAPPLIVLLMRICNNPKIVGERRNSRLSNLLGGLAVVTMTVAILLLLWGLLTRKAS
- a CDS encoding UvrD-helicase domain-containing protein, with translation MTSDWSRARAHARTDREALPPSLDADALLEAAFAAAGLAVKPRPPRDPLLFTAHAVLDVEAAAVWVRDNASPQDRRLILAHELGHLKLHHSPEECRCDEGDLAETPESAGHGYGPRQRRETEANVYAREFLLPAPEAQRLFQEEKLDAAQLAEKVGLPLATVIAQLTAPLVLPTLEKTPVEKSLAAGLDESQEAAAKADYGPLLVGAGPGTGKTRTLTARVLFLVREKHVRPENILALTFSRKAAEEMRERIASEDETIAARAAITTFHSYGLDLLRRHWKLAGLPPRPLMLTEAEAFALLERRIASLELGPLRYLHDPAYPLPEALRAIAKVKESGITPEELASRAEASSDELWADIARLYAAYEGLLREHGALDFADLVVRPLRLLESYSDVLAGERAKWRQVLVDEYQDINRSGARLVQLLTGPDGTALWAVGDLRQAIYAFRGASPANVARFADDFPGGRRMDLAVNYRSRPGLVSLFGQASGEGAEVWEPRREGLASTTLAIASHDAAQAEGMASAMQAYVADGYTWKELAVLCRTRSQARNLKKALVARGVPVGPGPDEGGLLTRPDIRKLLARLDEHPETALDAYDTLIEMLYGAEGLARTLAEPEAVTSLLMLALNFREREAILRLGETRPLRAFLEHLRRLTRLGTAPSAPANESEDAVRLLTVHGAKGLEFPVVFVPNLAVGRFPPRPMPGLLTPLPDDAEDETEAKEEPGAVASDEEARLFFVALTRARDHLVLSRAVKHGRMSARPSPLLDCLDDINGVETVFWRSSDTWEEPPVRELPETRPEVKAPDAELYLRCPKRYELQVIQEKPTENPSPYESFKRTVLAALSSPKPSEALPLLWREHGPAESEPSYALYDKLAREIVAKSAPACPPGQRPLMALPLENGTILVRPDDYSDTSRQAERRTLRKPPAPDAEKADPDIRLSLLQETFGPDQVFVRFLQDGRRLPVADRPRIRERHLDDYDRALRGIALKNFPAAPTERDECPSCPYFFSCPRDGGGEG
- the ilvA gene encoding threonine ammonia-lyase, encoding MVSPEMIRHAYESCVRERVRRTPLYTSGAVSAQTGCVGLHLKMENLQATGSFKIRGATWRIATMTDDEKARGVIAASAGNHAQGVALAARMADIPATIFMPERASIAKVKATEGYGATVVLEGANFDEAVAAAKARAQETGAVFISAYDDDDIITGQGSLGLELLDELPELDTVIIPIGGGGLFSGVARAVKAARPSCRIIGVQAAGANAAAQSFHAGKLVPRLTPCETIADGIAIKAPSERTFEYIKSLADDVVTVSDERIAEAILLLLTRMKVLVEPSGAAGLAALLSHPGLGVGQTACILCGGNIDLKLLSDLIERGMIRSSRYFHFFTSCPDRPGGLAALLDTIAKAGGNVMEVTHNRISAEIPYGRTGVEMLIEVRGEEHIARIEERLQVGGYPVRRLD